One segment of Solanum lycopersicum chromosome 1, SLM_r2.1 DNA contains the following:
- the LOC101263454 gene encoding uncharacterized protein, translating to MNGAVEAANKNIKKILRKIIDKHRGWHEMLPYALLGYLTTVRTSTGATPYLLVYGTEAVIPAEVEIPSLRIIQEAELGNAEWVTKQIDQLTLIVEKRMVAICHGQLYRQRMTCAFHKRVRARFFEVGQLVLKHIFLHQDEYKGKFAPNWKGPYMVHKVLSGGALVLSKMDDSAWTKPITRMLSRDTTCEASICISVIYL from the coding sequence ATGAAtggagctgtagaggccgccaataagaatatcaagaagattttgaggaaaataattgACAAGCATCGAGGTTGGCATGAGATGTTACCGTATGCTTTATTGGGATACCTCACGACTGTCAGAACATCGACTGGTGCTACACCTTATTTACTAGTATATGGAACAGAAGCAGTCATACCTGCtgaagtcgagataccgtctttgagaatcatccaagaagctgagttAGGTAATGCTGAATGGGTCACCAAGCAGATTGATCAACTAACTTTGATAGTTGAGAAGAGAATGGTTGCCATCTGCCATGGCCAGTTGTATAGACAGAGAATGACTTGTGCCTTTCACAAGAGAGTAAGAGCCAGAttttttgaagttggtcagttggttctaaagcatatttttcttcatcaagacgagtacaaaggaaagttcgcaccaaactggaaaggtccttacatggttcACAAAGTtttatctggaggtgctttggtTTTATCAAAGATGGATGACAGCGCATGGACGAAACCAATTACTCggatgctgtcaagagatactacgTGTGAAGCTTCGATTTGCATTTCtgttatttacttgtaa